A region of Nerophis ophidion isolate RoL-2023_Sa linkage group LG28, RoL_Noph_v1.0, whole genome shotgun sequence DNA encodes the following proteins:
- the LOC133545570 gene encoding gastrula zinc finger protein XlCGF26.1-like isoform X1, with product MQTEEPQPSHIKKEEEYPPIPHLKEEEEDPLKPQFKEEAVDPLSPHIKEEEMDQPTPHFKEEEEDPLTADFEEEEDPLTPLFQEKLVDPLTPHNKEEEVDPLTPHNKEEEVDPLTPHIKDEEEDPLTPHIKEEEKEHSISQQGEHLEGLEEVDVTKMPVTGVPVKSEDDEVKGESEERGGGEPPSSSSTQHMTTEADGDHCGGSQADKLLAPLSDSEDTTSHSPDTDGEDSKDDKTCHTDNTCSLCDKTFKYPSDLKRHMRTHTGEKPFSCTECGRDFRLKEMMKEHMSIHTGEKPFSCAICGKDFTQRPHLKTHMRIHTGEKPFSCSECGKSFGINRSLKIHMRTHTGEKPFSCSICGKNFTERQSWKTHMTIHTGEKSFSCLICGKNFTNRRNLKSHMTIHTGGKPFSCSICGKNFTQRQYLKTHMRIHTGEKPFSCSECGKSFVFNKNVKVHMRTHTGEKPFSCSICGKDFTQKPHFKAHMRIHTGEKPFYCSECGKSFVINRSLKVHMRTHTGEKPFTCSVCGKSYIERQQLKIHMIKHSGEKPYSCSSCNKSFCHKKYFTVHMRTHTGEKVLSCSVCGERFSSKYQCKKHKCAGENSSSK from the coding sequence atgcagacggaggagccacagccctcccacattaagaaggaagaggaatacccaccGATTCCCCAtcttaaagaggaagaggaggacccactgaaacCCCAATTTAAagaggaagcggtggatccactgagccctcacattaaggaggaagagatGGATCAACCTaccccccattttaaagaggaagaggaggacccactgacagcCGATTTTgaagaagaggaggacccactgacacccctttTTCAAGAGAAATTggtggatccactgacccctcacaataAGGAGGAAGAGGTGGATCCGCTGACCCCTCACAATAAGGAGGAAGAGGTGGATccgctgacccctcacattaaggacgaagaggaggacccactgacccctcacattaaagaggaagagaaagaacacagcatcagtcagcagggagagcatctagaaggactggaggaggttgatgtcaccaagatgccagtgactggtgtccctgtgaagagtgaagatgatgaggtcaaaggtgaaagtgaggagaggggagggggggagcctccaagcagcagctcaacacaacacatgacaacagaagctgatggagaccactgtggaggatcacaagcagacaagctcttagctccactatcagatagtgaggacacaacgtcacactctcctgacactgatggtgaagactctaaagatgataagacatgtcacactgacaacacatgttctctctgtgacaaaacttttaaatatcctagtgatttgaaaagacacatgagaacacacactggagaaaaacccttttcatGCACAGAATGTGGTAGAGATTTTAGACTAAAAGAAAtgatgaaagaacacatgagcatacacactggagaaaaacctttttcatgtgcaatctgcggtaaagattttactcaaaggccACATTTGAAAAcccacatgagaatacacactggagaaaagcctttttcctgctcagaatgtggtaaaagttttgggATAAATCGAAGtttaaaaatacacatgagaacacacactggagaaaaacctttttcatgttcaatctgtggtaaaaattttactgAAAGGCAAAGTTggaaaacacacatgacaatacacactggagaaaaaagtttttcatgtttaatctgtggtaaaaattttactaATAGGCGAAATTTGAAatcacacatgacaatacacacaggaggaaaacctttttcatgttcaatctgtggtaaaaattttactcaaaggcaatatttgaaaacacacatgagaatacacactggagaaaaacctttttcctgctcagaatgtggtaaaagttttgtatttaataaaaatgttaaagtacacatgagaacacacacgggagaaaagcctttttcatgttcaatttgcggtaaagattttactcaaaagccccatttcaaagcacacatgagaatacacactggagaaaaacctttttactgctcagaatgtggtaaaagcttTGTAATAAATcgaagtttaaaagtacacatgagaacacacactggagaaaaaccgttTACATGTTCAGTATGTGGAAAAAGTTATATAGAAAGACAACAATTAAAAATACACATGATAAagcactctggtgaaaaaccatactcctgttcaagctgcaacaaaagcttttgtcacaaaaaatattttacagtacacatgagaacacacacaggtgagaaagtgttgagttgcagtgtgtgtggtgaaagattctcttctaagtaccagtgtaagaaacacaagtgtgctggtgagaacagcagcagcaaataa
- the LOC133545574 gene encoding oocyte zinc finger protein XlCOF22-like encodes MCERTIAEYEEELCPTKEEKERQHQKHQVVLHRTDIHQLIEHQKECLPHLQGDSFTLEDTQPSYFKWDEVDPRPPCFKEKEEGECLVGQEEADFSKFPLTVVSVKTEEHEDKPPESSQLHHSPNVCEENLHPEQQKWSFRMRMEEPQPSHIKKEEEYHLIPHFKKEEEDPLTPHFKEEEEDPLTPHFKEEEEDSLTPHFKEEVVDPLGTHIKEEEEEHRISQQGDHLEGLEEVDVIKMPVTGVPVKSENDEVKGESEEKREAEPPNSSSTQHMTTEADGDHCGGSQADKLLAPLSDSEDTTSHSPDTDDEDSKDDKTCHTDNTHFTCSLCDKTFKSPSKLKRHMRTHTGEKPFLCSICGKDFTHRHDLKIHMRIHTGGKPFSCSECGKSFVRNQSLKAHMRTHTGEKPFSCSECGKSFVRNQRLNVHMRTHTGEKRFSCSICVKDFTQMHHLKVHMRTHTGEQPFSCSICGKYFARRHYLKKHMSTHTGEKPYTCSVCCKSFIQSMHLKRHLRIHTGEKTFSCSICSKDFTQKHHLKVHMRTHTGEKP; translated from the exons atgtgcgaaagaacgatagcagagtacgaggaggaactttgtccaacaaaagaggagaaggagcgacaacatcaaaaacatcaagttgtgttacacagaacag acatccatcagctgattgaacACCAAAAAGAATGTCtgcctcatctgcagggggacagtttcactctAGAGGATACACAGCCCTCATACTTTAAATGGGACGAGGTGGATCCACGGCCCCCTTGTTTTAAAGAGaaagaggagggagagtgtcttgtagggcaggaggaggctgatttcagcaagtttccactgactgttgtctctgtgaagactgaagagcatgaagacaaaccacctgagtcctcacagcttcatcacagtccaa ACGTATGTGAAGAaaatcttcaccctgagcaacagaagtggagcttcaggatgcgaatggaggagccacagccttcccacattaagaaggaagaagaataccacctgatcccccattttaaaaaggaagaggaggacccactgacaccccattttaaagaggaagaggaagacccactgacaccccattttaaagaggaagaggaggactcactgacaccccattttaaagaggaagtggTGGATCCACTGGGAactcacattaaggaggaagaggaggaacaccgcatcagtcagcagggagaccatcttgaaggactggaggaagTTGATGTCatcaagatgccagtgactggtgtccctgtgaagagtgaaaatgatgaggtcaaaggtgaaagtgaggagaagagagaggcagagcctccaaacagcagctcaacacaacacatgacaacagaagctgatggagaccactgtggaggatcacaagcagacaagctcttagctccactatcagatagtgaggacacaacgtcacactctcctgacactgatgatgaagactctaaagatgataagacatgtcacactgacaacactcacttcacatgttctctctgtgacaaaacttttaaatctcctagtaaattgaaaagacacatgagaacacacactggagaaaaaccttttttatgttcaatctgcggtaaagattttactcatagGCACGACTTGAAAATacatatgagaatacacactggaggaaaaccgttttcctgctcagaatgtggtaaaagttttgtaagaaatcaaagtttaaaagcacacatgagaacacacactggagaaaaacctttttcttgctcggaatgtggtaaaagttttgtaagaaatcaACGTTTAaatgtacacatgagaacacacactggagaaaaacgtttttcatgttcaatctgcgttaaagattttactcagatgcaccatttgaaagtacacatgagaacacacactggagaacaacctttttcatgttcaatctgcggtaaatatTTTGCTCGAAGGCACTATTTGAAAAAACATATGagtacacacactggtgaaaaaccttatacatgttcagtatgttgtaaaagttttatACAAAGTATGCATTTGAAAAGACACTTGAGAattcacactggagaaaaaacattttcatgttcaatctgcagtaaggattttactcaaaagcaccatttgaaagtacacatgagaacacacactggagaaaaaccttaa